From the genome of Arthrobacter alpinus, one region includes:
- the rsmD gene encoding 16S rRNA (guanine(966)-N(2))-methyltransferase RsmD, whose protein sequence is MSRIVAGAAGGMPLVSVPGEGTRPTTDRVKEALFSRLESLNMLADARVLDLYAGSGSLGVESASRGAKSVELVEFNDKAAAVCQLNAELVNKVLGSKVVKVQRSKVESFMARVADAGVDQWDLVFLDPPYPLTEEELTLVLELLGPRLSSYAVVVVERSARTPQPSWPVSLELLSGKKYGETRLWFAEPAGE, encoded by the coding sequence GTGAGCCGCATTGTTGCCGGGGCAGCTGGCGGCATGCCGCTGGTGTCGGTGCCCGGGGAAGGCACCAGACCCACCACGGACAGGGTCAAGGAGGCGTTGTTTTCCCGGCTCGAGTCATTGAACATGCTCGCCGACGCCCGGGTGCTGGACCTCTACGCCGGGTCCGGCTCCCTGGGGGTGGAAAGCGCCAGCCGTGGAGCCAAATCGGTGGAGTTGGTGGAGTTCAACGACAAGGCCGCCGCCGTCTGCCAGCTTAACGCCGAACTTGTCAACAAGGTCTTGGGGTCCAAGGTGGTGAAGGTTCAGCGTTCCAAGGTTGAATCGTTTATGGCACGCGTAGCCGACGCGGGCGTGGACCAGTGGGATCTGGTCTTCTTGGACCCGCCCTACCCGCTGACCGAGGAGGAACTCACCTTGGTGCTGGAGTTATTGGGGCCCCGGCTGAGCAGCTATGCGGTGGTTGTGGTGGAGCGCTCTGCCCGCACGCCCCAGCCGAGCTGGCCGGTGTCGTTGGAGCTGTTGTCGGGGAAGAAATACGGGGAGACACGGCTCTGGTTTGCCGAGCCGGCGGGGGAGTAG